In one window of Posidoniimonas corsicana DNA:
- a CDS encoding GGDEF domain-containing protein: MTPAAPRTFALEGWLDRCKDHAALSIAASLLLATIVAAADYATGDEIPLIVCYLPSVLIMTWVSSAAVGATLAAACCTAWLADDLLALDGQGVTAQEAWTAAIHAVFFVVLVGMLTRLRIANENERRLARTDGLTGLLNAKAFRERAEEELARSVRREHCVSVAFIDCDNFKTVNDTLGHLEGDRLLAAIAAEMQESVRKMDVPARMGGDEFAVLLPETTEQQAEQVIARMRERLDAAMAANNWPVTFSIGVAVYETPPRSVDELIHGADELMYEVKADQKDAVVFRLVA; the protein is encoded by the coding sequence ATGACGCCCGCAGCCCCCCGCACGTTTGCTCTTGAAGGCTGGCTCGACCGTTGCAAGGACCACGCCGCCCTGTCAATCGCCGCCTCGCTGTTGCTGGCGACCATCGTCGCGGCAGCCGACTACGCGACCGGCGATGAGATCCCGCTGATCGTGTGCTACCTCCCATCGGTCCTCATCATGACCTGGGTGAGCAGCGCCGCGGTGGGGGCGACGCTGGCAGCGGCGTGCTGCACAGCGTGGCTGGCGGATGACCTTCTTGCCCTGGACGGCCAGGGCGTGACGGCCCAGGAGGCCTGGACCGCGGCCATCCACGCGGTGTTCTTCGTGGTGCTGGTCGGGATGCTGACCCGGCTGCGGATCGCCAACGAGAACGAACGCCGCCTGGCCCGCACCGACGGGCTCACGGGCCTGCTGAACGCCAAGGCGTTCCGCGAGCGGGCGGAAGAGGAACTCGCGAGGTCCGTCCGCCGGGAGCACTGCGTCTCGGTGGCGTTCATCGACTGCGACAACTTCAAGACCGTCAACGACACCCTCGGCCACCTCGAGGGCGACCGCCTGCTGGCCGCCATCGCGGCCGAGATGCAGGAGAGCGTCCGCAAGATGGACGTCCCCGCCCGCATGGGTGGCGATGAGTTTGCTGTGCTCCTGCCGGAGACCACCGAGCAGCAGGCCGAGCAGGTGATCGCGAGGATGCGGGAGCGGCTAGACGCGGCCATGGCCGCGAACAACTGGCCGGTCACCTTCAGCATCGGGGTGGCGGTCTACGAAACGCCGCCCCGCTCGGTCGACGAGCTCATCCACGGCGCCGACGAGCTGATGTACGAGGTCAAGGCCGACCAGAAGGACGCGGTTGTGTTCCGCCTGGTGGCCTAA
- a CDS encoding sugar phosphate isomerase/epimerase family protein gives MNRRSFLTSTTAAAAALAWRPAPAAAAQNQSSEPLSIYKAVKWGMIQSGGSVLDKFELCRELGYDGMELVSPGGPTAKEVRAASESTGMPVHGLVDMKHWEIRLSSPSESDRDNGRAILEQAIRDAKAYGGDSVLLVPGRVGGADETHDHVWGRSVTEIHKVLPLASRLGVRVLIENVWNGFCETPDQLRDYLDEIDSPWVGAYFDIGNVRKFGPSEDWIRTLGPRIVKLDVKDWGESNGFCKIGDGDVNWPAVREALREINFSGWATAEVGGGQRDRLAEIAQRMDRVLLS, from the coding sequence ATGAATCGCAGAAGCTTTCTAACCTCGACGACCGCCGCCGCCGCGGCACTGGCGTGGCGTCCGGCGCCCGCGGCGGCCGCGCAGAACCAATCCAGCGAACCGCTGTCGATCTACAAGGCGGTAAAGTGGGGCATGATCCAGTCGGGCGGATCGGTGCTCGATAAGTTTGAACTCTGCCGCGAGCTGGGCTACGACGGCATGGAGCTCGTTAGCCCCGGCGGGCCAACCGCGAAGGAGGTCCGTGCCGCCTCCGAATCGACCGGCATGCCGGTGCACGGACTGGTCGACATGAAGCACTGGGAGATCCGCCTCTCCTCGCCCAGCGAGAGCGATCGCGACAACGGGCGAGCCATCCTGGAGCAGGCAATACGCGACGCCAAGGCGTACGGCGGCGACTCGGTGCTGCTGGTCCCCGGCCGGGTCGGCGGCGCCGACGAGACCCACGACCACGTGTGGGGCAGGTCGGTCACCGAGATCCACAAGGTGCTGCCGCTGGCCAGCCGGCTCGGCGTGCGGGTGCTGATCGAGAACGTGTGGAACGGCTTCTGCGAGACGCCCGACCAGCTCCGCGACTACCTGGACGAGATCGACAGCCCCTGGGTCGGCGCGTACTTTGACATCGGCAACGTCCGGAAGTTCGGCCCTAGCGAGGACTGGATCCGCACGCTGGGGCCGCGGATCGTCAAGCTCGACGTCAAAGACTGGGGCGAGTCCAACGGCTTCTGCAAGATCGGCGACGGCGACGTTAACTGGCCCGCGGTGCGCGAAGCATTGCGAGAGATCAACTTCTCCGGATGGGCGACCGCCGAGGTTGGCGGTGGGCAGCGGGACCGCCTGGCGGAGATCGCTCAGCGGATGGACCGCGTGCTGCTGTCCTGA
- a CDS encoding glycine cleavage system protein H — protein sequence MPIDPADTLYYRQARFSTRLPKSHRFCPSHYWLLDVGGGRLRVGLTKFAIRMLGDFVEHEFTPQNGDLVSQGQPIGWIEGFKAQSDIFCVGGGVFVGGNPSLHENPQLIDKDPYDGGWLYELENATITDAVDAESYAAILDQTIQRMVDEQHQSEERQC from the coding sequence ATGCCTATCGATCCCGCCGATACGCTCTACTATCGGCAAGCCCGATTCTCGACGCGTCTGCCAAAGTCCCACCGCTTCTGCCCGTCCCACTACTGGCTGTTGGACGTGGGCGGGGGACGTCTGCGCGTAGGCCTCACCAAGTTTGCGATCCGCATGCTGGGCGACTTCGTCGAGCACGAATTTACGCCACAAAATGGCGATTTGGTCAGTCAGGGGCAGCCCATCGGCTGGATCGAGGGGTTTAAGGCCCAATCGGACATCTTTTGCGTAGGCGGCGGGGTGTTCGTAGGGGGCAACCCAAGCCTGCATGAGAACCCCCAGCTCATCGACAAGGACCCCTACGACGGCGGCTGGCTGTACGAGCTGGAGAACGCCACGATCACCGACGCGGTTGACGCCGAAAGCTACGCTGCGATCCTGGACCAGACCATCCAGCGGATGGTTGACGAGCAACACCAGAGCGAGGAGCGTCAGTGCTGA
- a CDS encoding GTP-binding protein, with protein sequence MLRARYIMIGGFLGAGKTTAILRAARMLDERGLRVGLITNDQSVGLVDTAMLGSTSLPTEEISGGCFCCKFNSLVEAAERLTDETRPDVFLAEPVGSCTDLQATVSYPLKHLYGESYSVAPLSVLIDPIRAQRLLGLRPGKNFSPKVGYIYGKQLEEADLIVINKCDLLDDADLDALEQRLRASYPQADVMRISARRGDGVESWLDRVIGSESGGRESMDIDYDVYADGEALLGWLNASATLTGTEFDGNALLQHLVSDIGGRVLGAGIEIAHLKATLAPSAGLDLAVANLVREDANSELSHRLSDPLDRGDLIVNLRAEGDPETLRDEVLHAVAAAANRWGIQAEIQHAEAFRPSRPNPTHRYASG encoded by the coding sequence GTGCTGAGAGCGCGATACATCATGATCGGCGGCTTCCTCGGCGCGGGGAAGACCACCGCCATCCTCCGCGCCGCCCGGATGCTTGACGAGCGCGGCCTGAGGGTGGGGCTGATCACCAACGACCAGAGTGTCGGTCTGGTCGACACCGCGATGCTCGGTTCGACGTCGCTGCCGACCGAAGAGATCAGCGGCGGCTGCTTCTGTTGCAAGTTCAATTCGCTTGTCGAAGCGGCCGAAAGACTGACCGACGAAACCCGCCCAGATGTCTTCCTGGCCGAGCCAGTCGGCAGCTGCACCGACCTGCAGGCCACGGTCAGCTACCCGCTGAAGCACCTGTACGGCGAGTCGTACTCGGTCGCGCCGCTGAGCGTGTTGATCGACCCGATCCGCGCCCAGCGGCTGCTGGGGCTGCGGCCGGGCAAGAACTTCTCGCCGAAGGTCGGCTATATCTACGGGAAGCAGCTGGAAGAGGCGGACCTGATCGTCATCAACAAGTGCGACCTGCTGGATGACGCAGACCTAGACGCCCTGGAACAGCGGCTGCGAGCGTCCTACCCGCAGGCCGATGTGATGCGGATCTCGGCCCGACGGGGCGACGGGGTAGAGAGCTGGCTCGACCGGGTGATCGGATCGGAGTCCGGCGGGCGAGAGTCCATGGATATCGACTACGACGTCTACGCCGACGGCGAGGCGCTGCTCGGCTGGTTGAACGCCTCCGCGACGCTGACGGGGACGGAGTTCGACGGCAACGCGCTGCTGCAGCACCTGGTGTCCGACATTGGAGGGCGGGTTTTGGGGGCGGGGATCGAGATCGCCCACCTCAAGGCCACGCTGGCGCCGTCCGCTGGGCTCGACCTGGCGGTCGCAAACCTAGTGCGGGAGGACGCTAACTCCGAACTGTCGCACCGACTGTCTGACCCGCTCGACCGCGGCGACCTGATCGTCAACCTGAGGGCGGAGGGCGACCCTGAAACGCTTCGGGACGAGGTGCTGCACGCTGTCGCGGCCGCGGCAAACCGGTGGGGGATCCAGGCCGAAATCCAGCACGCCGAGGCGTTCCGCCCCTCCCGCCCGAACCCGACGCACCGTTACGCTAGTGGCTAG
- a CDS encoding ferredoxin family protein, with translation MIATSETIQRVVLYEGRGSQPLEQGVRLDLFSRLLDRGYSVSRVRPDGALADLGHRELIVLGDFAGEPPQLDAADGCRVHVRDVSGVAPDEVVPLVEGLCEQTGAGAADGWKPWFPVIDFDRCTNCMQCLSFCLFDVYGVSGEGKITVQNQSNCKTDCPACSRVCPEVAILFPKYKAGPINGDAISDEDLRREAMKVDISSLLGGDIYAMLRDRSAKAKSRFSKERDDERALKERQRCLKKLQQGVGDMDIPVDVLASLPSADEIQSKAKQAQQRAQEALAKNAAAPDQNAGGAPT, from the coding sequence ATGATCGCCACCAGCGAAACCATTCAGCGGGTCGTGCTGTACGAGGGCCGCGGCAGCCAGCCGCTGGAGCAGGGCGTGCGGCTGGACCTGTTCAGCCGGCTGCTGGACCGTGGCTACTCGGTCAGCCGCGTCCGGCCAGACGGCGCCCTGGCCGATCTTGGGCACCGCGAGCTAATCGTGCTGGGCGATTTCGCCGGCGAGCCGCCGCAGCTCGACGCCGCCGACGGCTGCCGCGTGCACGTCCGCGACGTGTCCGGCGTGGCGCCGGACGAGGTGGTGCCGCTCGTCGAGGGCCTGTGCGAGCAGACCGGCGCCGGCGCCGCGGACGGCTGGAAGCCGTGGTTCCCCGTGATCGACTTCGACCGCTGCACCAACTGCATGCAGTGCCTTAGCTTCTGCCTGTTCGACGTGTACGGCGTCTCGGGCGAAGGCAAGATTACGGTGCAGAACCAGAGCAACTGCAAGACCGACTGCCCCGCCTGCTCGCGGGTCTGCCCGGAAGTGGCGATCCTGTTCCCCAAGTACAAGGCCGGCCCGATCAACGGCGACGCCATCAGCGACGAGGACCTCCGCCGCGAGGCGATGAAGGTCGACATCTCGTCGCTGCTCGGCGGCGACATCTACGCCATGCTCCGCGACCGCAGCGCCAAGGCCAAGTCGCGGTTCTCCAAGGAACGAGACGACGAACGCGCCCTCAAGGAGCGGCAGCGTTGTCTGAAGAAGCTGCAGCAGGGCGTCGGTGACATGGACATACCAGTCGACGTACTCGCTAGCCTGCCCAGCGCCGACGAGATCCAATCGAAGGCCAAGCAGGCGCAGCAGCGGGCCCAAGAGGCCCTCGCCAAGAACGCCGCGGCGCCAGACCAGAACGCGGGCGGCGCCCCCACGTGA
- a CDS encoding radical SAM protein: protein MVARLATRMLLETDKRALWKFAYNFGFKGMRSVQKYKKRLKEGVYFPPFLFISIINSCQLRCQGCWVDVASPRQMIPLGELDKLITDAKRHGNSYFGILGGEPFMHPGLLELLGRHPDCYFQIFTNGQLITDEVAKKLRRLGNATPLISIEGSEVVSNERRGGKDVLNKTLAGVENCVNNKLIVGVASSICQTNYDLVSEDWLNRLIEMGVHYVWFHTYRVVGPEPSPELALTPDQVVSIRRFIVEMRTKMPIGIVEPYWDDRGQALCPMSTGVSHHIGPSGAIEPCPIIQFATENIHDGPDVYQLMSKSEFLDDFRRTSAEATRGCVVLERPDLVRDLVHRHSAGDTTQRGTALAELDRLEPRGSQHSPGAEIPEKQWLYRFAKKHWYFGFGAYT from the coding sequence ATGGTCGCCAGGCTCGCCACCCGCATGCTGCTCGAGACCGACAAGCGCGCCTTGTGGAAGTTCGCCTACAACTTCGGCTTCAAGGGCATGCGGTCGGTCCAGAAGTACAAGAAGCGGCTCAAGGAAGGCGTCTACTTCCCGCCCTTCCTGTTCATCTCGATCATCAACAGCTGCCAGCTGCGGTGCCAGGGCTGCTGGGTGGACGTGGCGTCGCCGCGGCAGATGATCCCGCTCGGCGAACTCGACAAGCTGATCACCGACGCCAAGCGTCACGGCAACAGCTACTTCGGCATCCTCGGCGGCGAGCCGTTCATGCACCCCGGCCTGCTCGAGCTGCTGGGTCGGCACCCGGACTGCTACTTCCAGATCTTCACCAACGGGCAGCTCATCACCGACGAGGTGGCCAAGAAGCTCCGCCGGCTGGGCAACGCGACCCCGCTGATCAGCATCGAGGGCTCAGAGGTCGTGAGCAACGAGCGGCGCGGCGGCAAGGACGTGCTCAACAAGACGCTCGCCGGAGTCGAGAACTGCGTCAACAACAAGCTGATCGTCGGCGTGGCCAGCAGCATCTGCCAGACCAACTACGACCTGGTCAGCGAGGACTGGCTCAACCGGCTCATCGAGATGGGCGTGCACTACGTCTGGTTCCACACCTACCGCGTGGTTGGCCCGGAGCCATCGCCCGAGCTAGCGCTCACGCCGGATCAGGTGGTTTCGATCCGCCGCTTCATCGTCGAGATGCGGACCAAGATGCCGATCGGAATCGTCGAGCCGTACTGGGACGACCGCGGCCAGGCGCTCTGCCCGATGTCGACCGGCGTGAGCCACCACATCGGCCCCTCCGGCGCCATCGAGCCCTGCCCGATCATCCAGTTCGCGACCGAGAACATCCACGACGGCCCGGACGTGTACCAGCTGATGAGCAAGTCGGAGTTCCTGGACGACTTCCGCCGCACCTCCGCCGAGGCGACTCGCGGCTGCGTGGTGCTGGAGCGCCCCGACCTGGTGCGCGACCTGGTCCACCGCCACAGCGCCGGCGACACCACCCAGCGCGGCACCGCCCTGGCCGAGCTGGACCGGCTGGAGCCACGCGGCAGCCAGCACAGCCCCGGCGCCGAAATACCCGAGAAGCAGTGGCTCTACCGTTTCGCCAAGAAGCACTGGTACTTCGGGTTTGGCGCCTACACCTGA
- a CDS encoding polyprenyl synthetase family protein, whose amino-acid sequence MQLPVINLPRAVPLQRERPAQENIPPTRGERERVRARLREMVSREGATPPLSMTDLRAMSERFVEQEGLEEKFTDYVGVLLNSELWRDKLASVPYERRLLLVPKCLRVEDQCPAPFDEFGLLCKQCGLCTIQDLQEEAERLGYAVLVAEGSALVMAIIETGKIDAIVGVSCLSVLEKAFPYMEAAAIPGVAIPLLQDDCKDVTVDVDWIWEALHLTSDDRTHRLDLDGLREEVQRWFTPEALEEIMGPAASDTDRQARAWLAKEGKRWRPFLTACVWKAAQENPHAEVPLEVKRAAVGVECFHKASLAHDDIEDDDDLRYGQATLHIEHGVPVALNLGDLLLGEGYRLIAESGADASQALAMTQAAIAGHRTLCLGQGAELNWTSDPRPLDTLAVLDIFRQKTSPAFDVALRVGACLAGADEAALGVIGRYSEALGIAYQIRDDVDDLTDEDEPNDIAAMRPTLPLAVLHDRTKAKPAERALVEKSWRRECSVEETDQLRALIDEYDVVTRCRVLQESYKEEAVQCLSELRDASLKGLLRRVVSKIFSIEVKDWCSEFEARNAASGAAVSEPVG is encoded by the coding sequence ATGCAACTCCCCGTGATCAACCTGCCCCGCGCCGTCCCCCTGCAGCGCGAGCGGCCTGCTCAGGAGAACATCCCGCCCACCCGCGGCGAGCGCGAGCGGGTCCGCGCCCGGCTGCGCGAGATGGTCTCCCGCGAGGGCGCCACGCCGCCGCTCAGCATGACCGACCTCCGCGCGATGTCCGAGCGGTTCGTGGAGCAGGAGGGGCTCGAGGAGAAGTTCACCGACTACGTCGGCGTGCTGCTAAACAGCGAGCTGTGGCGCGACAAGCTGGCCTCGGTGCCGTACGAGCGGCGGCTGCTGCTGGTGCCCAAGTGCCTGCGGGTCGAGGACCAGTGCCCGGCGCCGTTTGACGAGTTCGGCTTGCTCTGCAAGCAGTGCGGCCTGTGCACCATCCAGGACCTGCAGGAAGAGGCCGAGCGGCTCGGCTACGCGGTGCTGGTGGCCGAGGGGTCGGCGCTGGTGATGGCCATCATCGAGACCGGCAAGATCGACGCGATCGTCGGCGTGAGCTGCCTGTCGGTGCTGGAGAAGGCTTTCCCGTACATGGAGGCCGCCGCCATCCCGGGCGTCGCGATCCCGCTCCTGCAGGACGACTGCAAGGACGTCACGGTCGACGTCGACTGGATCTGGGAGGCCCTGCACCTCACTAGCGACGACCGCACCCACCGCCTGGACCTGGACGGCCTGCGCGAGGAGGTCCAGCGCTGGTTCACGCCTGAGGCGCTCGAAGAGATCATGGGCCCCGCCGCCAGCGACACCGACCGCCAAGCCCGCGCGTGGCTGGCCAAGGAGGGCAAGCGCTGGCGGCCGTTCCTGACGGCCTGCGTTTGGAAGGCCGCTCAAGAGAACCCGCACGCGGAGGTGCCGTTGGAGGTGAAGCGGGCCGCGGTAGGCGTCGAGTGCTTCCACAAGGCGTCGCTCGCCCACGACGATATCGAAGACGACGACGACCTGCGCTACGGCCAGGCCACCCTGCATATCGAGCACGGCGTGCCGGTCGCCCTGAACCTGGGTGACCTGCTGCTGGGCGAGGGCTACCGGTTGATCGCCGAGTCGGGCGCCGACGCGTCGCAGGCGCTGGCGATGACCCAGGCGGCCATCGCTGGCCACCGCACGCTCTGCCTGGGACAGGGCGCCGAGCTGAACTGGACCAGCGACCCGCGGCCGCTGGACACGCTGGCGGTGCTCGACATCTTCCGCCAGAAGACCTCGCCCGCGTTCGACGTTGCGCTCCGCGTGGGCGCGTGTCTGGCCGGCGCCGACGAGGCCGCGCTCGGCGTGATTGGACGCTACAGTGAGGCGCTCGGCATCGCTTACCAGATCCGCGACGACGTCGACGACCTCACCGACGAGGACGAGCCGAACGACATCGCCGCGATGCGGCCCACGCTGCCGCTGGCCGTGCTGCACGACCGCACCAAGGCCAAACCCGCCGAGCGGGCGCTGGTCGAAAAGTCCTGGCGGCGCGAGTGTTCTGTGGAGGAGACCGACCAGCTCCGCGCGCTGATTGACGAGTACGACGTCGTGACCCGCTGCCGCGTGCTGCAGGAGTCTTACAAAGAAGAGGCCGTGCAGTGCCTGTCCGAGCTGCGGGACGCCAGCCTCAAGGGCCTGCTGCGGCGGGTGGTCAGCAAGATCTTCTCGATCGAAGTGAAGGACTGGTGCAGTGAGTTTGAGGCTCGAAATGCTGCAAGTGGCGCGGCTGTCTCCGAACCTGTTGGGTGA
- a CDS encoding prenyltransferase/squalene oxidase repeat-containing protein, which produces MLQVARLSPNLLGDATPLVEGFLRGQINPDGGFQDRDGKSDLYYTAFGLQGLTALQAELPVEQTRGYLESFGDGEGQDSVHVACLARCWASLDRDAVPAELADALLARIECRRTPDGGYHIDPGATRGDIYGCFLALGAYEDLGRTPPGPERLLECVASLRTPDGGYANADDMPMGLTPSSAAAATMFRRLGRAADAGSELELWLLRQIHPDGGFYAAQGAPFPDLLSTATALHALASMQSDLEPLKEPCLDYIDTLWTARGGFYGTWEDDALDCEYTFYGLLALGHLSL; this is translated from the coding sequence ATGCTGCAAGTGGCGCGGCTGTCTCCGAACCTGTTGGGTGACGCCACGCCGCTGGTTGAGGGCTTCCTGCGGGGGCAGATCAACCCGGACGGCGGTTTCCAGGACCGGGACGGCAAGAGCGACCTCTACTACACGGCCTTCGGCCTGCAGGGGCTCACCGCGCTGCAGGCCGAGCTGCCGGTCGAGCAGACCCGTGGCTACCTCGAGTCGTTCGGCGATGGCGAAGGGCAGGACAGCGTGCACGTTGCTTGCCTGGCGCGGTGCTGGGCGTCGCTCGACCGCGACGCGGTCCCCGCTGAGCTGGCCGACGCGCTTCTCGCACGGATCGAGTGCCGCCGCACGCCCGATGGCGGCTACCACATCGATCCCGGAGCAACGCGGGGCGACATCTACGGCTGCTTCCTAGCGTTAGGCGCGTACGAGGACCTCGGCCGCACCCCGCCCGGTCCGGAGCGTCTGCTGGAGTGCGTGGCGTCGCTCCGCACACCAGACGGCGGCTACGCCAACGCCGATGACATGCCGATGGGCCTAACCCCTTCGTCGGCCGCGGCCGCGACGATGTTTCGCCGCCTTGGCCGCGCGGCCGACGCGGGCAGCGAGCTAGAGCTGTGGCTGCTGCGGCAGATCCACCCCGACGGCGGCTTCTACGCGGCCCAGGGCGCTCCCTTCCCGGACCTGCTCTCGACCGCTACCGCACTGCACGCGCTGGCCAGCATGCAGAGCGACCTCGAGCCGCTCAAGGAGCCGTGCCTCGACTACATCGACACCCTGTGGACCGCCCGCGGCGGGTTCTACGGCACCTGGGAAGACGACGCCCTGGACTGCGAGTACACCTTCTACGGGCTGCTCGCCCTGGGGCACCTGAGCCTGTGA
- a CDS encoding prenyltransferase/squalene oxidase repeat-containing protein: MTDQPPIPTLRDTLAAATDELLAFRNEQGYWEGELSSSALSTATAVCALRRYLGCVSGLPEDRRRAIELLVRQGLAWLAAHQNDDGGFGDTTLSLSNISTTALCWAAFSGEEAAYGQAEKAVRAWLADAAGGLDPPTLAAAIRRRYGKDHTFSVPILTTLALHDRLGAGRDAWRLAPQLPFELAACPPAWYAKVKLPVVSYALPALIAIGLVRHSNRPTRNPLTRAARGMTRRRVLSVLQSIQPDGGGFLEATPLTSFVTLGLLGAGEAACPVVEQAVEFLVRSARPDGSWPIDTNLATWVTTLSVNALDAGGWISKRMPLSEQGAVRDWLHGQQLKQVHPYTQAAPGGWAWTDLPGGVPDADDTPGALLALRALADADEDRARLRESAIAGIVWLVDLQNADGGMPTFCRGWGTLPFDRSSCDITAHGLRALHAWRSVLPEALTHRARRAERAALAYLARQQRPDGGWAPLWFGNQHAVAVDETNLTYGTSRVLVALAEIGCHAADGDRQLPNAVRGLQYMISLQNEDGGWGGGPATPSSIEETALAVEALAAFADRAPDGRVAESVRRGAAWLVEHTAGGREFPATPIGFYFAKLWYYERMYPVVYTVAALGRAIRVLEPSAVAPHVEAPA, encoded by the coding sequence GTGACCGACCAGCCCCCCATCCCGACCCTCCGCGACACGCTGGCGGCCGCCACCGACGAGCTGCTCGCGTTCCGCAACGAGCAGGGCTACTGGGAGGGCGAGCTCTCCAGCAGCGCCCTTTCCACCGCAACCGCGGTTTGCGCGTTGCGTCGATACCTTGGCTGCGTGAGCGGCCTTCCGGAAGACCGGCGGCGGGCCATTGAATTGCTTGTGAGGCAGGGCCTGGCCTGGCTTGCTGCGCACCAGAACGACGACGGCGGTTTCGGCGACACCACGCTCAGCCTGAGCAACATTAGCACGACCGCCCTCTGCTGGGCGGCGTTCTCTGGGGAAGAAGCGGCCTACGGCCAGGCTGAGAAGGCGGTGCGTGCCTGGCTCGCCGACGCTGCCGGAGGGCTCGACCCGCCAACGCTGGCCGCCGCCATCCGCAGGCGGTACGGCAAGGACCACACGTTCTCTGTCCCCATCCTCACCACCCTTGCGCTGCACGACCGCCTCGGGGCGGGGCGCGATGCTTGGCGGCTGGCGCCGCAGCTTCCCTTCGAGCTAGCCGCCTGCCCACCCGCCTGGTACGCCAAGGTCAAGCTGCCGGTCGTTAGCTACGCGCTGCCCGCCTTGATCGCTATCGGTTTGGTGCGTCACAGCAACCGTCCCACCCGCAACCCACTGACGCGGGCGGCCCGCGGCATGACGCGCCGGCGGGTGCTGAGCGTGCTGCAGTCGATCCAGCCCGACGGCGGCGGGTTCCTCGAGGCGACGCCGCTCACCAGCTTTGTCACGCTCGGCCTGCTGGGCGCCGGCGAGGCGGCATGCCCGGTTGTTGAGCAGGCGGTCGAGTTCCTCGTCCGCTCCGCACGCCCCGATGGCAGCTGGCCCATCGACACCAACCTCGCCACGTGGGTCACCACGCTGTCGGTTAACGCGTTGGATGCCGGCGGCTGGATATCGAAGAGAATGCCGCTGAGTGAGCAGGGCGCCGTCCGCGATTGGCTGCACGGACAGCAGCTCAAGCAGGTGCACCCCTACACCCAGGCGGCGCCGGGCGGCTGGGCCTGGACCGACCTGCCCGGCGGCGTGCCCGACGCCGACGACACCCCGGGCGCGTTGCTCGCTTTACGCGCCCTTGCCGACGCCGACGAAGATCGCGCGCGACTCCGTGAGTCCGCCATCGCCGGCATCGTCTGGCTGGTTGATCTCCAGAACGCCGACGGCGGCATGCCGACTTTCTGCCGCGGCTGGGGCACGCTGCCGTTCGACCGAAGCAGCTGTGACATCACCGCCCACGGCCTACGCGCCCTGCACGCTTGGCGGTCGGTGCTGCCCGAAGCCCTAACGCACCGCGCCCGCCGCGCCGAGCGGGCAGCGCTGGCGTACCTCGCACGACAGCAGCGGCCCGACGGCGGCTGGGCGCCGCTGTGGTTCGGAAATCAGCACGCCGTTGCGGTGGACGAGACCAACCTCACCTACGGCACAAGCCGAGTGCTGGTCGCGCTGGCGGAGATCGGTTGCCACGCGGCGGACGGCGACCGGCAGCTGCCGAATGCGGTTCGCGGATTGCAATATATGATCTCGCTACAGAATGAAGACGGAGGCTGGGGCGGCGGCCCGGCCACCCCGTCGTCCATCGAGGAAACGGCGCTCGCCGTCGAGGCCCTTGCCGCGTTTGCGGACCGAGCGCCCGATGGTCGGGTTGCTGAGTCTGTGCGCCGCGGGGCCGCGTGGCTGGTCGAACACACCGCCGGCGGCCGGGAGTTCCCCGCCACGCCGATCGGCTTCTACTTCGCCAAGCTCTGGTACTACGAGCGGATGTACCCAGTGGTGTACACGGTCGCCGCGCTGGGACGAGCGATCCGCGTGCTGGAGCCTTCTGCCGTCGCGCCGCACGTCGAGGCGCCCGCATGA